The Ignatzschineria rhizosphaerae genome contains a region encoding:
- a CDS encoding FMN-binding glutamate synthase family protein has protein sequence MHIAARFGRYLPLIFVLAFTVYGLFFAPHTTGMWVLTGLTGLLSIVGLVDISQNTYAVRKNYPIIGNLRYILKHFRSEIRQYFIESDNDAVPFTHAERKLVYARAKNIAQDSVLAFGTLQNTYEPGYQFVTHSMATVPAADPATFRVTIGGDDCLHPYSASILNISAMSFGALSARAIESLNGGAKLGNFAHDTGEGGISPYHRKNGGDLIWELGSGYFGCRTEDGHFDPVKFEKQAADPQIKMIEIKLSQGAKPGHGGVLPKDKISEEIAETRGVPRDRDCISPSNHSAFSTPIELLEFIKKLRDLSGGKPVGFKLCVGHPWEFMAIAKAMLLTNILPDFIVVDGKEGGTGSAPIEFSDHIGTPLQEGLLFVHNVLVGTGLRKKIRIGASGKIITAFDITKALAIGADWVNSARGFMFSLGCIQSRSCHTNTCPTGIATQDPIRQKALVVEDKTERVKNFHHNTLHALSEILSSAGVSHPSKLLPQHLVMRSSENEIRLFSNIHFYLPEGALLKEEIDSNYYSTIWNSAQAESFQPRVVIPKAA, from the coding sequence ATGCATATTGCTGCTCGATTTGGGCGTTATCTACCCTTGATTTTTGTTTTGGCCTTTACAGTGTATGGGCTTTTTTTTGCACCACACACCACAGGAATGTGGGTACTAACCGGACTGACAGGGCTCCTATCAATCGTCGGACTCGTCGATATCTCACAAAATACTTACGCAGTGCGTAAAAACTACCCTATTATTGGGAACCTGCGTTATATCTTAAAGCATTTCCGTTCTGAAATTCGTCAATACTTTATTGAATCAGATAACGATGCAGTGCCTTTTACCCACGCTGAACGTAAACTTGTTTATGCACGCGCTAAAAATATTGCTCAAGACTCCGTCTTAGCATTTGGTACCTTACAAAACACTTATGAGCCTGGCTATCAATTTGTCACTCACTCAATGGCAACGGTTCCTGCAGCTGATCCTGCGACTTTCCGTGTGACTATTGGGGGTGATGACTGTTTACATCCTTACTCAGCATCTATTTTAAATATCTCAGCTATGAGTTTTGGTGCACTCAGTGCTCGCGCTATTGAGTCTTTAAATGGTGGCGCTAAACTTGGTAACTTCGCTCATGATACCGGCGAAGGCGGTATCAGCCCATATCACCGTAAAAATGGTGGGGACCTTATTTGGGAGCTTGGTAGTGGTTACTTTGGCTGCCGCACGGAAGATGGGCACTTTGACCCTGTCAAATTTGAAAAACAAGCCGCTGATCCACAAATCAAAATGATTGAGATTAAGCTCAGCCAAGGGGCAAAACCTGGTCATGGCGGCGTTCTTCCTAAAGATAAGATTAGTGAAGAGATTGCTGAAACTCGTGGTGTTCCTAGAGATCGTGACTGTATCTCCCCATCAAACCACAGTGCATTCTCAACCCCTATTGAGCTTCTTGAGTTTATCAAAAAACTCCGTGATTTAAGTGGGGGAAAACCTGTTGGTTTTAAACTTTGCGTGGGTCACCCATGGGAATTTATGGCAATTGCAAAAGCAATGCTTTTAACGAATATCCTCCCGGACTTTATCGTTGTCGATGGTAAAGAAGGTGGTACAGGTTCAGCGCCTATTGAGTTCTCAGATCATATCGGTACACCACTACAAGAAGGGCTTCTCTTCGTTCATAACGTATTAGTTGGAACAGGTCTTCGTAAGAAAATTCGTATTGGCGCAAGTGGCAAAATTATTACAGCATTTGATATCACTAAAGCATTGGCAATCGGGGCTGACTGGGTAAACTCTGCACGAGGCTTTATGTTCTCTCTCGGTTGTATTCAATCACGCAGCTGTCATACCAACACTTGCCCAACAGGGATTGCAACACAAGATCCTATTCGTCAAAAAGCATTAGTTGTGGAAGATAAAACAGAACGTGTTAAAAACTTCCATCATAATACGCTTCATGCGCTTTCTGAGATTCTTTCATCAGCGGGAGTTTCGCACCCTTCCAAATTGTTACCACAACATTTAGTAATGCGCTCATCTGAAAATGAAATCCGCCTCTTTTCTAACATTCACTTCTACCTTCCAGAAGGTGCGCTCCTTAAAGAAGAGATTGATAGTAACTACTACTCCACTATCTGGAATAGTGCACAAGCAGAATCATTCCAACCTCGTGTTGTGATTCCAAAAGCAGCATAA
- a CDS encoding regulatory protein RecX has translation MEKDLNHYFTSSESSDQSTQEGIDEESLRKLWRYWRERAMSFLVRREHSEVELRQKMQQRECPSWLLEEIIAWLYEKRYLSLERFAYSYAKNRADLGYGPIRVRHELSGMHQISSQNIDAAFKEINWFEARKTAERKIRQTDPFKFRAALYRRGFSGDDYENDEIDDL, from the coding sequence ATGGAAAAAGATCTTAATCATTATTTCACTTCATCAGAATCTTCAGATCAGTCCACGCAAGAGGGCATAGATGAGGAGAGCTTGAGAAAGCTGTGGCGCTATTGGCGCGAAAGAGCGATGAGTTTTTTGGTGCGAAGGGAACATAGTGAAGTCGAACTTCGGCAAAAGATGCAACAACGAGAATGTCCTTCATGGCTTTTAGAGGAGATTATCGCTTGGCTCTATGAAAAGCGGTATCTAAGCCTTGAGCGTTTTGCCTATAGTTATGCTAAAAATCGGGCTGATTTAGGATATGGGCCGATTCGGGTGCGTCATGAGTTATCAGGGATGCATCAGATTTCATCACAAAATATTGATGCGGCATTTAAAGAGATTAATTGGTTTGAGGCACGAAAAACCGCGGAGCGAAAAATTCGCCAAACAGACCCTTTTAAATTTCGGGCTGCCCTTTATCGCCGAGGATTTTCTGGCGATGATTATGAAAATGATGAAATTGATGATTTATAA
- a CDS encoding FAD-dependent oxidoreductase, with protein sequence MVLDEQLQKYGLSFQDLQNREGLVEVDTLYQQILPEEVLQTFLQWRRGETSFTAIEESEFQIKLGEYLNTFIAKLFGLEKESEALMARAGRYNRLMQFKEQFIQRGAKRYRQAIEGTFAEHHSALLAKIGVEDSDPELEAKIADYALSLDAENNAAEIEAIHQWGALAEKDEAGIKRVENWITFKFPARLDFDNLVAVEETSFQGIPVKVGAKPLRQRDGFDLTDQRMDRYEIASEIEYCKYCHDHDGDFCSIGFPVKKGEPDKGYRKNPFDETLTGCPLDEMISEMQRLEKEGLSIGSLAITMVENPMVPATGHRICNDCMKSCIYQRAEPVNIPQIETGVLSTVLDLPYGVEIYNLLARWNPLKPTNYLPNEENGRKVLVAGMGPAGFTMTHYLSQQGCHVVGIDGLKIEPLPQEVLNQPIKSWEDLEENLGDRILAGFGGVAEYGITVRWDKNFLKLIYLTLARRQNVDIYGGVRLGGTLTLDDAFDLGFDHVSLAVGAGLPRVLKIDNSLAKGMKQASDFLMAMQLTGAAKDSSIANLQVRLPAVVIGGGLTAIDTATEVQAYYIKQVEKTLHRVEILGEEKIRENLSPEDNETLTEFLAHGLEVRQERERAAALGIEPNFNPLIKKWGGVMIAYRRTMQESPAYTLNHEEVTKAFEEGVHFGEELNPLGVELDQYGHVKAIRFKKSGEEDVTVPARAVLVAAGTSPNTIYGTEYPGSIEIEDKHHFQGYDLEGNLVPFNWGTNNKEAFAPFTSFRRGEKRVSYIGDTHPVFNGNVVKAIASAKKSSSFIMEALERLPANELANSALSLTMQEGLTATIQSIDSSNPTVCEVWIKAPMAAKNFKPGQFFRMQTFESGSEIVEGTRLQIPLLTVSGTGSTDDAVRLLVFQWGTGQRLIPSLKPGDKVVLAGPTGAPTDLPSGKTILVVAGRWGAAVMLDIGFALRSAGNKVIYLAAMGSKGDVDHMDELEEGADQIIWAVGKGDPIEARRPQDHSVVEWDVIKLIRELDDQGIVDMSEVDRLMAMGSTGMLKGFQKELSAGGTLHDRFKEDLHITGTIGSPMQCMMKGVCGQCLQWQIDPVTGERTQAVFTCSQQDQPLKNVDLDNLTARTSQNRLPDIISSHWLTHVLEAKNAE encoded by the coding sequence ATGGTATTAGATGAGCAGTTGCAGAAATATGGCTTGAGCTTTCAAGATCTTCAAAATCGTGAAGGTCTAGTGGAAGTCGATACGCTCTATCAACAAATATTACCCGAAGAAGTATTACAAACTTTCTTACAGTGGAGACGTGGCGAGACAAGCTTTACTGCAATTGAAGAGTCTGAATTTCAAATCAAATTAGGGGAATATCTAAACACGTTTATTGCTAAACTCTTTGGTCTTGAAAAAGAGTCAGAAGCATTAATGGCAAGAGCCGGTCGTTATAATCGCTTAATGCAATTTAAAGAGCAGTTTATTCAACGTGGGGCGAAACGTTATCGCCAAGCGATTGAAGGGACGTTTGCGGAGCATCATAGTGCGCTTTTAGCTAAAATTGGGGTGGAAGATAGTGATCCTGAATTAGAAGCCAAAATCGCTGATTATGCGCTCTCTTTAGATGCTGAAAATAATGCCGCAGAAATTGAAGCGATTCATCAATGGGGCGCTTTAGCAGAGAAAGATGAAGCAGGGATTAAACGTGTTGAAAATTGGATTACCTTTAAATTCCCGGCAAGACTCGATTTTGATAATCTCGTCGCTGTTGAAGAGACGAGTTTTCAAGGTATTCCTGTTAAAGTAGGTGCAAAACCGCTTCGTCAGCGTGATGGATTTGATTTAACAGATCAGCGCATGGATCGCTATGAGATCGCTAGTGAGATCGAATATTGTAAGTATTGTCACGATCATGATGGGGATTTTTGTAGTATTGGTTTCCCTGTGAAAAAAGGGGAGCCTGATAAGGGATATCGTAAAAACCCTTTTGATGAGACATTAACAGGTTGTCCATTAGATGAGATGATCTCCGAGATGCAGCGCCTTGAAAAAGAGGGGTTATCTATCGGGTCACTGGCTATTACCATGGTTGAAAACCCAATGGTACCAGCAACAGGCCATCGTATCTGTAATGATTGTATGAAATCATGTATCTATCAGCGTGCAGAACCTGTGAATATCCCGCAAATTGAAACAGGCGTTTTATCCACTGTTTTAGATCTACCTTACGGGGTTGAGATCTATAACTTACTAGCAAGATGGAATCCGCTTAAACCAACAAACTATCTACCCAATGAAGAAAATGGTCGAAAAGTGCTTGTTGCCGGAATGGGGCCTGCAGGCTTTACGATGACCCACTATCTATCACAGCAAGGTTGCCATGTTGTCGGGATTGATGGACTTAAAATTGAGCCACTTCCACAAGAGGTTTTAAATCAACCGATTAAGTCTTGGGAAGATTTAGAAGAGAATCTGGGTGATCGTATTTTAGCCGGATTTGGGGGCGTTGCAGAGTATGGGATTACGGTTCGTTGGGATAAAAATTTCCTTAAACTGATCTATTTAACCCTTGCTCGTCGCCAGAATGTGGATATTTATGGGGGCGTGCGTTTAGGGGGAACTTTAACACTTGATGATGCTTTTGATCTTGGCTTTGACCACGTCTCATTAGCTGTGGGTGCAGGGTTACCAAGAGTCTTAAAGATTGATAATTCTTTAGCAAAAGGGATGAAGCAAGCTTCCGACTTTTTAATGGCAATGCAGTTAACAGGTGCAGCTAAAGATAGCTCAATTGCGAACCTTCAGGTGCGTTTACCGGCAGTTGTCATTGGTGGCGGCTTAACGGCAATTGATACAGCAACAGAAGTGCAAGCTTATTACATTAAGCAAGTAGAAAAAACATTGCATCGCGTGGAGATTTTAGGGGAAGAGAAGATTCGTGAGAATTTATCACCTGAAGATAATGAAACATTAACAGAGTTTTTAGCTCACGGTTTAGAAGTACGTCAAGAGCGTGAAAGAGCTGCGGCTTTAGGTATTGAACCAAACTTTAACCCACTTATTAAAAAATGGGGCGGTGTGATGATTGCTTATCGCCGTACCATGCAAGAATCTCCGGCATATACCTTGAACCATGAAGAGGTGACAAAAGCCTTTGAAGAGGGGGTTCACTTTGGCGAAGAGCTCAATCCATTAGGGGTTGAACTTGACCAATATGGTCATGTTAAAGCGATTCGCTTTAAAAAATCAGGAGAAGAAGATGTTACTGTTCCGGCGCGTGCTGTATTAGTAGCGGCAGGAACATCTCCTAATACGATTTATGGTACAGAGTATCCAGGATCCATTGAGATTGAGGATAAGCATCATTTCCAAGGTTATGATTTAGAGGGGAATTTAGTGCCATTTAATTGGGGCACAAATAATAAGGAAGCCTTTGCGCCATTTACCTCATTTAGACGAGGTGAAAAACGTGTTTCTTATATAGGAGATACTCATCCTGTCTTTAACGGTAACGTTGTTAAAGCGATTGCAAGTGCGAAGAAATCATCTAGCTTTATCATGGAAGCATTAGAGCGCTTGCCGGCGAATGAGTTAGCAAATAGCGCATTATCATTAACCATGCAAGAAGGATTGACGGCAACGATTCAATCGATTGATTCTTCAAACCCAACGGTTTGTGAAGTTTGGATTAAAGCACCGATGGCTGCGAAAAACTTTAAACCAGGACAATTCTTTAGAATGCAGACCTTTGAATCAGGAAGTGAGATTGTAGAAGGAACACGTCTACAAATTCCACTTTTAACTGTTTCAGGAACAGGCTCAACAGATGATGCGGTTCGTCTACTGGTATTCCAATGGGGAACAGGGCAGCGCCTTATTCCATCCTTAAAACCAGGTGATAAAGTGGTATTAGCAGGACCAACAGGGGCACCAACCGATCTACCATCAGGAAAAACGATCCTTGTGGTAGCAGGTCGTTGGGGCGCTGCGGTGATGCTTGATATTGGCTTTGCACTTCGTAGTGCCGGCAATAAGGTGATTTATCTTGCGGCAATGGGCTCAAAAGGGGATGTTGACCATATGGATGAGCTTGAAGAAGGTGCAGATCAGATTATTTGGGCGGTTGGTAAAGGCGATCCGATTGAGGCGCGTCGTCCACAAGATCACTCTGTTGTTGAGTGGGATGTGATTAAACTCATTCGTGAGCTTGATGATCAAGGCATTGTGGATATGAGTGAAGTTGACCGCTTAATGGCAATGGGTTCTACCGGAATGCTCAAGGGTTTCCAAAAAGAGCTCTCGGCGGGTGGGACACTTCATGATCGCTTTAAAGAAGATCTTCATATTACAGGAACGATCGGTAGCCCAATGCAGTGTATGATGAAGGGGGTTTGTGGTCAGTGTCTGCAATGGCAAATTGATCCTGTAACAGGTGAGCGTACACAAGCGGTATTTACCTGTTCACAGCAAGATCAGCCACTTAAAAATGTGGATCTTGATAACCTTACTGCACGTACTAGCCAAAATAGATTGCCAGATATTATCTCATCACATTGGTTAACACATGTGCTTGAAGCTAAAAATGCTGAGTAA
- a CDS encoding glutamate carboxypeptidase — protein sequence MKYKSLLRPLLLSFALLSLATSAFAQINETVLKEATAQKEPFLTTLEKLVNIESGSKDIEGLNTIANYLATELTGIGAEVTTINSENIYKMADTPDQLGPIVKAVLKGNGKSKIMLIAHLDTVYLKGDLAAQPFKIEGDRAYGLGIIDDKQGAALILHIVKMLKNLNYQDFGTITVLLNSDEEISSPASRHHITEIAKDQDIVLSYEGSGLYGDLRLSTSGIAAAYLEIEGKASHAGVKPEAGVNALTELSHQILQMQDLSDEKTGLKLNWTIARAGDVRNVIPAFASAQADIRALKVSDFKGIEAELQKRITQKKLEESTVNLNFEMRRPPLEINDASLALAKKAQQIYKDDLNLDIKVIDIAVGGGTDAAFAGLESDAAVIEGMGLSGDGAHSNDDEYILLDSIIPRLYMSTKLIMDVSKE from the coding sequence ATGAAATATAAATCTCTATTAAGACCGCTACTACTCTCTTTCGCCCTTCTTAGTCTAGCTACATCTGCATTTGCTCAAATTAATGAAACGGTATTAAAAGAAGCAACTGCCCAAAAAGAACCTTTTCTTACAACACTTGAAAAACTTGTGAACATCGAATCTGGCAGTAAAGATATTGAAGGCCTTAACACCATCGCTAATTATCTTGCCACTGAACTTACAGGAATAGGCGCCGAAGTGACGACAATTAATAGCGAAAATATCTACAAAATGGCCGATACACCCGATCAATTAGGCCCGATTGTAAAAGCTGTATTAAAAGGTAATGGCAAGAGTAAAATTATGCTGATTGCCCATTTAGATACTGTTTATTTAAAAGGTGATCTAGCGGCGCAACCTTTTAAAATTGAAGGGGACAGAGCTTATGGCTTAGGGATTATTGATGATAAGCAAGGCGCTGCGCTCATTTTGCATATCGTTAAAATGCTCAAAAACCTCAATTATCAAGATTTTGGTACCATCACCGTCTTACTCAATAGTGATGAAGAGATCAGCTCTCCCGCATCTCGACATCACATTACAGAGATCGCTAAAGATCAAGATATTGTACTCTCCTATGAAGGCAGCGGGCTCTATGGCGATTTACGCCTATCAACTAGTGGCATTGCCGCGGCTTACCTTGAGATTGAAGGCAAAGCTTCTCACGCGGGCGTTAAACCTGAAGCCGGCGTGAATGCTTTAACAGAACTTTCACACCAGATTTTACAAATGCAAGATCTCTCAGATGAGAAAACTGGGCTTAAACTCAACTGGACCATTGCCCGCGCCGGTGATGTTCGCAATGTTATTCCGGCTTTCGCTTCTGCACAAGCAGATATTCGCGCTTTAAAGGTGAGCGATTTTAAAGGCATCGAAGCAGAGCTTCAAAAACGTATTACGCAGAAAAAGCTAGAAGAAAGTACTGTAAACCTTAATTTTGAGATGCGCCGTCCTCCCTTAGAAATTAATGATGCCTCTTTAGCGCTTGCGAAAAAAGCACAGCAAATTTATAAAGATGATCTCAATCTTGATATCAAAGTCATTGATATTGCCGTTGGCGGAGGTACTGATGCGGCTTTTGCTGGATTAGAATCCGATGCAGCGGTGATTGAAGGAATGGGCTTATCCGGCGATGGCGCTCACTCTAATGATGATGAGTATATCTTATTAGATTCCATTATTCCTCGTCTTTATATGTCTACAAAATTAATTATGGATGTTTCAAAAGAATGA
- a CDS encoding Nif3-like dinuclear metal center hexameric protein produces MYKFIFFVPDSHVDHVKEAIFNAGGGKIGQYSHCAWQILGEGQFKPLPGSNPYSGTIDELKKVPEWRVELVVSKTLIQDAVNAMKQAHPYEVPAYDVIELANF; encoded by the coding sequence ATGTATAAATTCATATTTTTTGTACCAGACTCCCATGTGGATCATGTTAAAGAAGCCATATTTAATGCCGGAGGTGGCAAGATTGGGCAATATTCTCATTGTGCTTGGCAAATACTAGGAGAGGGTCAATTTAAGCCCCTACCTGGTAGCAATCCCTACTCTGGAACAATTGATGAGCTTAAAAAAGTGCCTGAATGGCGTGTTGAGTTAGTCGTTTCTAAAACGTTAATTCAAGATGCCGTTAATGCCATGAAACAGGCGCACCCTTATGAAGTACCTGCTTATGATGTCATTGAGCTCGCAAATTTCTAA
- a CDS encoding DUF4377 domain-containing protein has translation MKRLFSVVLAGAVLAACASTSQDQVILKVASSQADCIGVAPQKCLLVQEVADVKAPANSDWEFFYSNIEGFNYEPGYEYTLRIDKARREHVAADQSSIIYRLVDVVDKKATTSANMPKPLTRNR, from the coding sequence ATGAAACGATTATTCAGTGTGGTGTTAGCCGGCGCAGTATTAGCAGCTTGCGCTTCAACATCTCAAGACCAAGTCATTTTAAAAGTGGCTTCATCTCAAGCAGATTGTATTGGTGTTGCGCCTCAAAAATGCTTATTAGTACAAGAAGTTGCTGATGTAAAAGCGCCAGCAAATTCAGATTGGGAATTTTTCTATAGCAATATTGAAGGCTTTAATTACGAGCCGGGCTATGAATATACCCTGCGAATTGATAAAGCTCGTCGTGAGCATGTGGCTGCTGATCAATCTTCTATTATCTATCGCTTAGTTGATGTGGTTGATAAAAAAGCAACGACTTCAGCGAATATGCCTAAACCATTAACAAGAAATCGCTAG
- the rluA gene encoding bifunctional tRNA pseudouridine(32) synthase/23S rRNA pseudouridine(746) synthase RluA, translating into MEFYYDPPVSPWLDILYQDEEIMVVNKPAELLSVPGKAPELFDSIITRIQWEYPYAETVHRLDMSTSGILVIALTKEAERELKRQFRERETSKRYIADVWGIMSEDGGVVDLPLICDWPNRPKQMVCFERGKEAITEYQVLLRDIDQNFTRVMLTPITGRSHQLRVHLLSLGHVILGDRFYAQGEAFTCRGRLALHASELGFKHPKTGLSMHFLAPLSF; encoded by the coding sequence ATGGAATTTTATTATGATCCACCGGTATCTCCTTGGCTTGATATTCTCTATCAAGATGAGGAGATTATGGTTGTTAACAAGCCTGCAGAGTTACTCTCTGTTCCAGGAAAAGCCCCTGAATTATTTGATAGTATTATTACCCGTATTCAATGGGAATATCCCTATGCGGAAACAGTCCATCGATTAGATATGTCAACAAGTGGGATCTTAGTGATTGCATTAACAAAAGAGGCTGAGAGAGAGCTTAAAAGACAATTTAGAGAAAGAGAGACATCTAAGCGTTATATTGCCGATGTTTGGGGCATCATGAGTGAAGATGGGGGCGTTGTGGATTTGCCGCTTATTTGTGATTGGCCCAATAGACCAAAGCAGATGGTTTGTTTTGAAAGGGGAAAAGAAGCCATTACTGAGTATCAAGTGTTGCTTCGTGATATTGATCAGAACTTTACTCGTGTTATGCTCACCCCCATTACAGGGAGATCCCATCAACTTCGAGTTCACCTCTTATCTTTAGGTCATGTGATTTTAGGGGATCGGTTTTATGCACAAGGTGAGGCTTTTACTTGCCGGGGTCGCTTAGCACTTCACGCTAGTGAGTTAGGTTTTAAACATCCGAAGACAGGGCTGTCCATGCATTTTCTAGCCCCATTGAGTTTTTAA
- a CDS encoding SEL1-like repeat protein, whose translation MAKDAPDIEALLEKAEQGNPYSQYQLALYYEKGEYVLQNYQTAFSWYQKSANQGNAHSQAKVGYFYNEGLGTSQDYEKARQWYLKAADQNQKIAQFNLGVLYEAGRGTVQNYKAAFSWYLKSALEDYTDAQTKVGYFYDTGLGTPQNYLLARNWYIIAGEKGDKTAQLNLALIYEQGKGTEIDYLQALKWYLKAAESGDVNAQITVADFYHMGRPNIDINYIEAMKWYLIAVKDGDSNVQHRIGYMHEEGQGVDIDYAKALNWYKKAAKQNNADSQTNIGYLYSHGRGVSQNHHTALKWYFKAAEQNNARAQNNIGSAYENGDGIQQNYQKAFEWYLKSARQNDPMAQNNLGKMYEQGIGIAKNQVQAFKWYLKSAELGFKDSQLKVGEFYETGNGIKQNLAEAKKWYTKFLTQTDPNMPAFLQNKELPFLHMMIGQAFDRGINGVPQDYHRAYKWYLKAATKNESTAQVNLSFLYANGLGVEKNQAKANELLRRACNNGVDQACSFLE comes from the coding sequence ATGGCAAAAGACGCACCTGATATAGAAGCCTTACTAGAAAAAGCAGAACAGGGAAACCCTTACTCTCAATATCAATTAGCGCTCTATTATGAAAAAGGTGAATATGTACTACAAAATTATCAAACGGCCTTCTCGTGGTATCAAAAATCTGCAAATCAGGGAAACGCACACTCTCAAGCAAAAGTAGGTTATTTCTATAACGAAGGATTAGGAACATCCCAAGATTATGAAAAAGCAAGACAATGGTATCTTAAAGCTGCCGATCAAAACCAAAAAATTGCACAGTTTAATTTAGGAGTTCTCTATGAAGCTGGGCGCGGTACTGTACAAAATTATAAAGCAGCATTTTCGTGGTATTTAAAGTCAGCTCTAGAAGACTATACAGATGCGCAAACAAAAGTAGGATATTTCTATGACACAGGTTTAGGAACGCCTCAAAATTATCTTTTAGCTAGAAATTGGTACATAATTGCCGGCGAAAAAGGAGATAAAACAGCACAGCTCAATTTAGCCTTAATCTATGAACAAGGTAAAGGAACAGAGATTGATTATTTACAAGCACTAAAATGGTATCTTAAAGCGGCTGAGTCTGGTGACGTTAATGCCCAAATTACTGTTGCTGATTTTTATCATATGGGCCGACCTAATATTGACATCAATTATATAGAAGCGATGAAGTGGTATCTCATCGCTGTTAAAGATGGTGATTCAAACGTTCAACATCGAATTGGTTACATGCATGAAGAAGGCCAAGGCGTTGATATTGATTACGCAAAAGCTCTTAACTGGTATAAAAAAGCAGCTAAACAAAATAATGCAGATTCACAGACAAATATTGGCTATCTTTATTCTCATGGGCGCGGCGTATCACAGAATCATCATACTGCACTTAAATGGTACTTTAAGGCAGCAGAGCAAAATAATGCTCGCGCACAAAATAATATCGGTAGTGCTTATGAAAATGGAGATGGTATTCAACAAAACTATCAAAAAGCTTTTGAATGGTATCTAAAATCTGCACGCCAAAATGATCCAATGGCGCAAAACAATCTTGGAAAAATGTACGAACAAGGAATCGGCATTGCTAAAAATCAAGTACAAGCCTTTAAATGGTATCTTAAATCCGCAGAGCTCGGATTTAAAGACTCGCAGCTGAAAGTGGGAGAGTTTTATGAGACTGGAAACGGCATTAAACAAAATCTTGCTGAAGCCAAAAAATGGTATACCAAATTTTTGACACAAACTGATCCTAATATGCCGGCATTCTTACAAAATAAAGAACTCCCCTTTTTGCATATGATGATTGGTCAGGCTTTTGATCGCGGTATTAATGGTGTTCCTCAAGATTACCACAGGGCTTATAAGTGGTATTTAAAGGCCGCCACAAAAAATGAATCGACCGCTCAAGTTAATTTATCTTTTCTTTATGCAAATGGTTTGGGAGTTGAGAAAAACCAAGCAAAAGCTAATGAACTGCTTAGACGAGCTTGTAATAATGGCGTAGATCAGGCTTGTAGTTTCCTAGAATAA
- a CDS encoding LysR family transcriptional regulator encodes MNIRQIRHFITVAEELHFGRAAARLHMSQPPLSISIQKLEEDLGYSLLLRNNKSVTLTHAGKLFYKESLFLLKNIEEMRKIGCKVAHDTIGTLRIGFTSSLLFKGLKKSLDDYQSQYPEISILLNEINSNNQLLALTRQQIDIGFVHNYQAEGNIQAERYFQEEFVCCLPKDHPLAIEKTLALSKLSTEIFLLFPHAYSPYYHSRIMALCASSNFTPYIAHEIGNWLTIIEMVSQGFGISLVPESIQGINNSGVVYIPIDNHEIRSETYCIWDKDHASNAALNFLSFLGLNQ; translated from the coding sequence ATGAACATAAGACAGATCCGGCACTTTATTACAGTCGCCGAAGAGCTTCATTTTGGTAGAGCTGCGGCGCGATTACATATGTCACAACCACCGCTTAGTATCAGCATTCAAAAACTTGAAGAAGATCTTGGTTATTCCCTGTTATTACGTAATAATAAGTCTGTCACGCTAACTCATGCCGGAAAACTCTTCTATAAAGAATCTCTATTCTTACTTAAAAATATTGAAGAGATGAGGAAAATAGGCTGTAAAGTCGCCCACGACACTATCGGCACTTTAAGAATTGGTTTTACCAGTTCTTTGCTTTTTAAAGGTCTTAAAAAATCCCTTGATGATTATCAAAGCCAATATCCTGAAATTTCTATTTTACTCAATGAGATTAACTCTAATAATCAGCTTCTAGCACTGACAAGGCAGCAGATTGATATCGGTTTTGTCCACAACTATCAAGCAGAAGGAAATATTCAAGCTGAGCGCTATTTTCAAGAAGAATTTGTCTGTTGCCTCCCTAAAGATCATCCTTTAGCAATCGAAAAAACACTTGCGCTTTCAAAGCTCTCAACGGAAATCTTCTTGCTCTTTCCTCACGCTTACTCCCCTTACTACCACTCCCGGATTATGGCGCTTTGTGCAAGCTCCAATTTTACTCCTTATATCGCCCATGAGATTGGGAATTGGCTCACCATTATCGAGATGGTGAGCCAAGGCTTTGGAATCTCTTTAGTCCCTGAATCTATTCAAGGCATTAATAATTCTGGCGTTGTCTATATTCCTATCGATAACCATGAGATTCGCTCTGAAACCTACTGTATTTGGGATAAGGATCATGCTTCTAATGCCGCTCTTAACTTTCTCTCTTTTTTAGGGTTAAACCAATAA